From Oreochromis niloticus isolate F11D_XX linkage group LG14, O_niloticus_UMD_NMBU, whole genome shotgun sequence, one genomic window encodes:
- the LOC102077316 gene encoding uncharacterized protein LOC102077316 isoform X2: MSGVTVDNSGFMFKQWKEKYLVLTIEGNLLVCRDAESPPDQVVALHSSCESIAEGREILDLPKLPPGGRRDCCFALILPQNKFLLLLSDNPDDCMLWLKVIRKVREGVMSPLTLQRQRSLTPCITDRDPLPDSASDKDPGSPRVGEGTPPLNRVTERGGSFRERGQNQANVSRRPLRSVSVAPPHRVSDCLRHGNSSDARAVRAVCLLMGGAAASSALGYLNSCSPSSPLATRPPEIAHGTGGFSELSAGGSFHACSQDVDSPHFNSFDFEGDSDFDAFDCGGFAF, translated from the exons ATG agtgGCGTCACAGTTGATAACA GCGGCTTCATGTTTAAGCAGTGGAAGGAGAAGTACCTTGTGCTGACCATAGAGGGTAACCTGCTGGTGTGCCGGGATGCAGAGTCCCCTCCAGACCAAGTGGTAGCACTACATAGCAGCTGTGAGTCAATTGCAGAGGGACGAGAAATACTTGACCTGCCCAAGTTGCCTCCAGGGGGCAGGAGGGACTGCTGCTTTGCGCTTATCCTGCCACAGAACAagttcctgctgctgctctcagaCAACCCAGACGACTGCAT GCTCTGGTTGAAGGTCATCAGGAAAGTGAGAGAG GGTGTCATGTCACCCCTGACACTCCAGAGACAACGCAGCCTCACTCCCTGCATCACAGATAGAGATCCCCTGCCCGACTCTGCCAGTGATAAAGACCCCGGGTCACCCAGGGTTGGTGAGGGCACCCCTCCTCTGAATAGGGTCACTGAACGGGGAGGGTCCTTCAGAGAAAGAGGGCAAAACCAAG CAAATGTGTCACGGCGGCCTCTGCGTAGTGTTTCTGTGGCACCACCCCACCGTGTGTCCGACTGTCTTCGCCATGGCAACAGCAGTGATGCCCGGGCAGTGAGGGCAGTATGCTTACTGATGGGAGGTGCAGCAGCCTCCTCTGCTTTGGGCTACCTCAATTCCTGCTCCCCTTCCTCTCCCCTTGCCACAAGACCCCCAGAAATTGCCCACGGCACAGGGGGCTTCTCTGAGCTTTCTGCCGGGGGCTCCTTCCACGCCTGCAGCCAGGATGTCGATTCCCCACACTTTAACAGCTTTGACTTTGAAGGAGACTCCGACTTTGATGCATTTGACTGTGGAGGATTTGCTTTTTAG
- the LOC102077316 gene encoding uncharacterized protein LOC102077316 isoform X1 — MTTDMSTAGVHRGFLKKYGGFMFKQWKEKYLVLTIEGNLLVCRDAESPPDQVVALHSSCESIAEGREILDLPKLPPGGRRDCCFALILPQNKFLLLLSDNPDDCMLWLKVIRKVREGVMSPLTLQRQRSLTPCITDRDPLPDSASDKDPGSPRVGEGTPPLNRVTERGGSFRERGQNQANVSRRPLRSVSVAPPHRVSDCLRHGNSSDARAVRAVCLLMGGAAASSALGYLNSCSPSSPLATRPPEIAHGTGGFSELSAGGSFHACSQDVDSPHFNSFDFEGDSDFDAFDCGGFAF, encoded by the exons ATGACCACAGACATGAGCACAGCAGGTGTTCATCGAGGCTTCCTCAAAAAATATG GCGGCTTCATGTTTAAGCAGTGGAAGGAGAAGTACCTTGTGCTGACCATAGAGGGTAACCTGCTGGTGTGCCGGGATGCAGAGTCCCCTCCAGACCAAGTGGTAGCACTACATAGCAGCTGTGAGTCAATTGCAGAGGGACGAGAAATACTTGACCTGCCCAAGTTGCCTCCAGGGGGCAGGAGGGACTGCTGCTTTGCGCTTATCCTGCCACAGAACAagttcctgctgctgctctcagaCAACCCAGACGACTGCAT GCTCTGGTTGAAGGTCATCAGGAAAGTGAGAGAG GGTGTCATGTCACCCCTGACACTCCAGAGACAACGCAGCCTCACTCCCTGCATCACAGATAGAGATCCCCTGCCCGACTCTGCCAGTGATAAAGACCCCGGGTCACCCAGGGTTGGTGAGGGCACCCCTCCTCTGAATAGGGTCACTGAACGGGGAGGGTCCTTCAGAGAAAGAGGGCAAAACCAAG CAAATGTGTCACGGCGGCCTCTGCGTAGTGTTTCTGTGGCACCACCCCACCGTGTGTCCGACTGTCTTCGCCATGGCAACAGCAGTGATGCCCGGGCAGTGAGGGCAGTATGCTTACTGATGGGAGGTGCAGCAGCCTCCTCTGCTTTGGGCTACCTCAATTCCTGCTCCCCTTCCTCTCCCCTTGCCACAAGACCCCCAGAAATTGCCCACGGCACAGGGGGCTTCTCTGAGCTTTCTGCCGGGGGCTCCTTCCACGCCTGCAGCCAGGATGTCGATTCCCCACACTTTAACAGCTTTGACTTTGAAGGAGACTCCGACTTTGATGCATTTGACTGTGGAGGATTTGCTTTTTAG